The following proteins are encoded in a genomic region of Dyadobacter sp. UC 10:
- a CDS encoding RagB/SusD family nutrient uptake outer membrane protein, whose protein sequence is MIRSILPVVGDNTNKGGSCDNTNKGRSCDNTNKGRATCKAFYYQKNSIIQMKNIRYIFLLPLALGLASCEEFLKEEPESFLSEDQYYKTQNDAVNAVNAVYFFLNAGGNNIQTPYNTLFNTGMNMAGDDEDPGPGATNADVRSLSVLAHSSGNLRIYEIWQQHYAAIKKANVAIEKIPAIEFDNALKVRLIGETKFLRALFYFNLVRLYGDVPLITEYQKFVDAGGYEIAKSPSAEVYAQIEKDLTEAAAALPATYASPNAGRASAGAAKALLAKVYLTKASYPLNIAAHYQDAVAKAEEALSPADGGTGNYNYDLVANYAEVFLPAFKNNKEHIFSAQFKSNSLNQGNNEYPRGILSGVPGLNGNYAHMVRFYTVGNDKFFSIYKLFKPTDKRRDVTFVRSFTSPSNGKKYALPIANSTVPGDSTPFWNKWLDPASAAVTNQSAANVPILRYAELLLIHAEAENEANGPTAKAYKSLNRVRNRAGLPNLTPGLSKEQFRDSVYLDRRLELTYEYQRWFDLIRQKDATGKPSFVANLHKVGKTNAADKHRLYPLPQSEIDNNKLLVQNPGFD, encoded by the coding sequence ATGATTCGCAGCATACTGCCGGTTGTTGGTGACAACACCAACAAGGGCGGGAGTTGTGACAACACCAACAAGGGCAGGAGTTGTGACAACACCAACAAAGGCCGGGCGACGTGCAAAGCTTTTTACTATCAAAAAAACTCAATAATTCAGATGAAAAATATCCGCTATATATTCCTCCTGCCCCTCGCCCTCGGACTTGCTTCCTGCGAGGAGTTTCTGAAAGAGGAACCCGAATCTTTTCTTTCGGAGGACCAGTATTATAAAACTCAAAATGACGCTGTGAATGCAGTCAATGCCGTTTACTTCTTCCTGAATGCCGGGGGAAACAATATTCAGACACCTTATAATACCCTTTTTAATACGGGAATGAATATGGCTGGCGACGACGAAGATCCGGGTCCCGGAGCTACAAATGCAGATGTTCGCTCCCTATCCGTGCTCGCACATTCGTCCGGCAACCTTCGTATCTACGAAATATGGCAGCAGCATTACGCAGCGATCAAAAAGGCAAACGTAGCGATTGAAAAAATCCCGGCCATTGAATTTGACAATGCATTGAAAGTACGACTGATCGGCGAAACTAAGTTTTTGCGGGCGTTATTCTACTTCAACCTGGTGAGACTTTACGGCGACGTGCCGCTGATCACGGAGTACCAGAAGTTCGTGGATGCAGGCGGTTACGAGATTGCCAAATCGCCTTCGGCGGAAGTATATGCACAGATTGAAAAAGATCTCACCGAAGCCGCAGCCGCACTTCCTGCAACCTACGCGTCCCCCAACGCGGGCCGCGCCAGTGCAGGGGCAGCCAAGGCATTGCTTGCCAAAGTGTACCTGACCAAAGCTTCCTACCCGCTGAATATCGCAGCTCACTATCAAGATGCTGTTGCCAAGGCAGAGGAAGCACTTTCTCCGGCAGACGGCGGGACCGGAAACTATAACTACGACCTGGTTGCCAACTACGCGGAGGTTTTTTTGCCTGCATTTAAAAACAACAAAGAGCACATTTTCTCTGCCCAGTTCAAATCCAATTCGCTCAACCAGGGAAACAATGAGTATCCACGGGGTATTCTGTCCGGTGTACCCGGCCTGAATGGAAATTATGCGCATATGGTGCGGTTTTACACCGTCGGAAACGATAAGTTTTTCAGCATTTACAAACTTTTCAAACCGACAGATAAAAGGCGCGATGTGACATTTGTCCGAAGCTTTACAAGTCCGAGTAACGGCAAAAAATATGCATTGCCAATCGCTAACAGCACTGTCCCCGGCGACTCCACGCCGTTCTGGAATAAATGGCTTGATCCTGCGAGTGCTGCGGTTACCAACCAGTCGGCTGCGAATGTGCCTATTTTGAGATATGCCGAATTGCTGCTCATCCATGCAGAAGCAGAAAATGAGGCCAACGGTCCTACTGCGAAGGCCTACAAATCTTTGAACCGCGTAAGAAACCGGGCAGGACTTCCCAACCTGACCCCCGGTTTGTCCAAAGAGCAATTCCGGGATTCGGTATACCTGGATCGCCGCCTAGAACTGACCTACGAATACCAGCGCTGGTTTGATTTGATCCGTCAGAAAGACGCGACTGGTAAACCGAGCTTCGTAGCCAACCTGCACAAAGTAGGTAAGACCAATGCGGCCGACAAACACCGGCTTTACCCTTTGCCACAATCGGAAATTGATAATAACAAATTACTGGTGCAAAATCCGGGCTTTGATTAA
- a CDS encoding SusC/RagA family TonB-linked outer membrane protein has translation MDKKKFYPLWLLGALLLIVSQVKAQDAITGVIKDDTGQGLPGATVVEKGSSRYALTDVDGKFSIAAAKEFPFTLQINMTGFQTQEIEIYELTAEAVEVTLKTANLLDEVVVVGYGEQKRKDITGSVASVPIEIKSQPVASVERLLQGSVAGAVVTQTSGQPGGGVSVQIRGNNSITAGSDPLYVIDGFPINNDYSLTDAGVTNGSKINPLSSLNTADIENIDVLKDASATAIYGSRGANGVVIITTKTGSKNKSSVNYDAFYGTQEVIRTLPLLNAAEWWSLRKDAAANSGKIATIPSVSGYTLDTTGAGTDWQAAAFRKASQQSHNISILSGSDKTRLAVSGNYFKQNGILQNTDFRRYSARINVDHQYSDRFRILANLNASNIRSNVAPANIVSNLLQTPPALPVYQNDGSFVINSPFESALQNPINSLYNQLNETITNRFLGNISGEYTITDGLKAKILVGADVVGNKQNRYLPSSTAEGQALSGNAIVGTVSTTSWLNENTLSYDKDIDDKNRVNAVIGFTAQTSESKATIAEAAGFATDAFSYNNLATGITSIAPRSSANDWSLASYLGRINYAFDDRYLVTFTLRADGSSRFGAGNKWGYFPSAAFGWNLNNEKFFQQFKKISLLKLRVSAGTTGNQSIPPYQSLSQLAYFRYNFSNTTVSGYAPNTVPNPDLGWEKTFQVDAGFDLGLFKNRLNIIFDYYYKRTSDLLLTRTVAGTSGLSDFYNGQASTIYQNIGEVSNQGIELYVNSQNTTGPFKWNTIFIFARNTNKILSLGGGVNQIIPNINMPSIAKVGYPLGSFITYQADGIIQQGETPLTPQQNKSPGGQKYRDVNGDGIITQTGDRVVISNQPGFTTGLTNTFGFKGFDLTIFFQASIGGKLYNQNRANLELGTGYVNGSKVLLNRWTPTNTNTDVKAAFQDPAITISDRFIEDATYYRLKNLSLGYNIPKTLLSKIRIETLRVYVSAQNPVTWTKYTGYDPEVSLNGQSLINKGVDSGVYPNNKSYQVGLSLSF, from the coding sequence AGAAAAAATTTTACCCTTTATGGTTATTGGGTGCACTCCTGTTAATTGTTTCCCAGGTTAAAGCGCAGGACGCCATTACCGGCGTTATAAAAGACGATACCGGCCAGGGACTTCCTGGCGCCACGGTTGTAGAGAAAGGTAGTTCGAGATATGCTTTGACCGACGTAGACGGCAAGTTCAGCATTGCCGCAGCCAAAGAATTTCCATTCACCCTGCAGATCAATATGACCGGCTTTCAGACTCAGGAGATCGAAATCTATGAACTGACGGCCGAGGCTGTGGAAGTCACGCTTAAAACGGCCAACCTGCTCGACGAAGTAGTGGTGGTGGGTTATGGCGAGCAAAAACGGAAAGACATTACCGGATCAGTTGCATCGGTTCCAATTGAGATCAAAAGCCAGCCCGTAGCCTCTGTCGAGCGTTTGCTGCAGGGCTCGGTGGCGGGAGCGGTGGTGACGCAGACTTCCGGCCAGCCTGGAGGCGGCGTGAGTGTCCAGATCCGCGGTAACAACTCCATCACAGCAGGGAGCGATCCGCTTTACGTGATAGACGGCTTTCCGATCAATAACGATTATTCATTAACCGACGCGGGAGTCACGAACGGTTCGAAGATCAACCCACTTTCCTCTCTCAACACCGCGGATATTGAAAATATCGATGTATTGAAAGACGCTTCTGCGACGGCGATTTACGGTTCCAGAGGTGCAAACGGGGTGGTGATCATCACTACGAAAACGGGCTCGAAAAACAAATCGTCTGTTAATTATGATGCATTTTACGGTACACAGGAAGTGATCCGGACGCTGCCGCTTTTAAACGCAGCCGAATGGTGGTCGCTGCGCAAAGATGCAGCAGCGAACTCAGGTAAAATAGCCACCATACCATCGGTTTCCGGCTATACGCTCGATACGACCGGCGCGGGTACCGACTGGCAGGCAGCCGCATTCCGAAAAGCCTCCCAGCAAAGTCACAACATTTCAATCCTGTCGGGCTCGGACAAAACGCGACTGGCGGTTTCAGGTAACTATTTCAAACAGAACGGAATTTTACAGAATACCGATTTCAGAAGATATTCGGCGCGTATCAATGTCGATCATCAATATAGTGACCGTTTCAGGATACTTGCGAATTTGAATGCCAGCAATATCAGGTCAAATGTAGCCCCGGCTAATATTGTCAGCAATCTTCTGCAAACCCCTCCTGCCCTGCCGGTTTACCAGAATGACGGTTCATTTGTGATCAACAGCCCATTTGAGTCCGCATTGCAAAATCCGATCAATTCACTGTACAACCAGCTTAACGAAACCATTACCAACCGTTTCCTGGGCAATATTTCAGGAGAATACACGATCACAGACGGTTTGAAAGCGAAGATACTGGTGGGCGCGGATGTGGTGGGTAACAAGCAAAACCGCTATCTCCCCAGCAGCACGGCGGAAGGTCAGGCTTTGAGCGGTAATGCAATAGTAGGAACCGTGTCAACTACCAGCTGGCTGAATGAGAATACACTGAGCTACGACAAGGACATTGATGATAAAAACAGGGTGAATGCGGTGATTGGGTTCACTGCGCAAACTTCGGAATCAAAAGCGACAATCGCGGAAGCCGCCGGCTTTGCAACTGATGCATTCAGTTACAATAACCTCGCCACCGGGATCACCAGCATTGCTCCCCGCTCTTCGGCAAACGACTGGTCGCTGGCTTCCTACCTCGGCCGGATCAATTATGCATTCGACGATAGGTACCTCGTGACTTTCACACTCCGGGCCGACGGTTCGTCCCGTTTCGGGGCCGGCAATAAATGGGGGTATTTCCCTTCTGCGGCTTTTGGCTGGAATTTGAACAATGAAAAATTCTTTCAGCAATTTAAAAAAATCAGTCTGCTGAAACTGCGTGTGAGTGCGGGGACAACAGGAAACCAAAGTATTCCGCCTTATCAGTCTTTGTCGCAGCTTGCCTATTTCCGCTACAATTTTTCCAATACCACTGTTTCGGGTTATGCGCCAAATACGGTACCGAATCCTGACCTCGGTTGGGAGAAAACCTTCCAGGTGGACGCGGGTTTCGACCTCGGACTTTTCAAGAACAGGCTCAATATCATTTTTGACTATTATTATAAAAGAACGTCGGACCTGCTGCTGACCAGGACTGTTGCGGGTACCTCTGGTCTGTCTGACTTCTACAACGGGCAGGCGTCTACCATCTACCAGAACATCGGCGAGGTAAGTAACCAGGGCATTGAATTGTATGTTAATTCTCAAAATACGACTGGTCCGTTTAAGTGGAATACAATCTTCATTTTCGCCCGTAATACCAACAAGATCCTCAGCCTCGGCGGTGGCGTGAACCAGATCATCCCGAATATCAATATGCCTTCGATCGCGAAAGTAGGTTATCCTCTCGGATCGTTTATCACCTACCAGGCCGACGGAATTATTCAGCAGGGTGAAACGCCCCTCACCCCGCAGCAAAATAAGAGCCCGGGCGGACAGAAATACAGGGATGTCAACGGCGATGGGATCATCACACAAACCGGCGACCGCGTGGTAATATCCAACCAGCCGGGCTTTACAACAGGACTTACCAACACTTTCGGCTTCAAAGGTTTTGATCTGACAATATTCTTTCAGGCCTCCATCGGCGGAAAACTATACAACCAGAACCGGGCAAACCTGGAATTAGGTACAGGTTATGTAAATGGTTCCAAAGTGCTGCTCAACCGCTGGACACCTACGAATACGAATACCGACGTGAAAGCTGCTTTCCAGGATCCGGCGATTACCATTTCCGACCGGTTTATCGAAGACGCGACCTATTACCGGCTCAAAAACCTGTCGCTTGGCTACAATATTCCCAAAACGCTGCTGTCGAAAATCCGCATCGAAACATTGAGGGTGTATGTATCAGCTCAAAATCCGGTCACGTGGACGAAATACACCGGTTATGATCCGGAGGTCAGTCTGAATGGGCAGTCGCTGATTAATAAGGGTGTGGATTCGGGCGTGTACCCGAATAATAAGTCTTACCAGGTCGGGTTGTCGCTTTCGTTTTAG